A single region of the Pontimicrobium sp. SW4 genome encodes:
- a CDS encoding sigma-70 family RNA polymerase sigma factor, which produces MEIKDAIKKAKENNQVAFNFLLDTFWNDVYGFLLKRTQNENDAEDITIQTFSKAFDKIGTFNEKYKFKTWLITIAKNIHIDFLRVKKTSIINERSHDHNDRVKDIIDESPTPEDNIITEQNLAKLLRDIKKLKPHYQEVINLRYFQELSYQEISNTLNEPMNNIKVKLLRAKKLLAEIIQKKK; this is translated from the coding sequence TTGGAAATAAAAGATGCTATTAAAAAAGCAAAAGAAAACAATCAAGTAGCTTTCAATTTTTTGTTAGACACGTTTTGGAATGACGTTTATGGGTTTTTGCTCAAACGAACTCAAAACGAAAATGATGCCGAAGATATTACTATCCAAACTTTCTCGAAAGCCTTCGACAAAATAGGCACTTTTAATGAAAAATATAAGTTTAAAACATGGCTTATAACAATTGCCAAAAACATTCATATAGATTTTCTTAGAGTAAAAAAAACATCTATTATTAATGAAAGAAGTCATGACCATAATGATCGTGTTAAAGATATTATTGATGAATCACCTACTCCAGAAGATAATATTATTACAGAACAAAACTTGGCAAAATTACTTCGTGATATAAAAAAATTAAAACCTCATTACCAAGAAGTTATTAATTTACGATATTTTCAAGAACTTAGTTATCAAGAAATATCCAATACGCTTAATGAGCCTATGAACAATATAAAAGTTAAACTACTTAGAGCTAAAAAATTATTAGCAGAAATTATTCAGAAGAAAAAATGA
- a CDS encoding anti-sigma factor — MEKKVQKFLASGLLDKYLIGATTASETVAVESFILKHPEVKEEYDLLQERLELAAKTQAVRPPSYTLDVILDAINEKPVIHLQPQRKVSAWFSIAASVAALIFAGTAYKLYDKNQDLLNENNTIAEEIFDLRDDIQENNSKLDDVMRQFMKLNNPETEKYVLRGNDRAEDLKTVAYINPIEKSSLIDVVSLPEISQEQSYQLWAQMQDKMVNLGILDIEDRKLKSVPYIEDALSLNITIEPKGGNSNASLENSVAEISLKQKNNN; from the coding sequence ATGGAAAAAAAAGTACAAAAATTTTTAGCATCTGGTTTACTGGATAAGTACTTGATTGGAGCCACTACAGCTTCAGAAACTGTAGCAGTAGAATCATTTATACTTAAACATCCTGAGGTTAAAGAAGAGTATGATTTGTTGCAAGAACGACTAGAACTAGCAGCAAAAACTCAAGCTGTTAGACCTCCTTCATATACATTAGATGTTATTTTAGATGCCATTAACGAAAAACCTGTAATTCATTTACAGCCTCAACGTAAAGTATCTGCATGGTTTAGTATAGCTGCAAGTGTCGCTGCGCTAATATTTGCTGGAACTGCTTACAAACTTTATGATAAAAATCAGGATTTGTTAAACGAGAATAATACTATTGCTGAAGAAATTTTCGATTTAAGAGACGACATTCAAGAAAACAACAGCAAGCTTGATGATGTTATGAGACAATTCATGAAGCTAAACAATCCTGAAACCGAGAAGTATGTATTAAGAGGAAATGATAGAGCTGAAGACTTAAAAACAGTAGCATACATCAACCCTATTGAGAAATCATCTTTGATAGATGTTGTGTCACTTCCAGAAATTTCGCAAGAGCAATCATACCAGTTATGGGCGCAAATGCAAGACAAAATGGTGAATTTAGGTATTCTTGATATTGAAGACCGTAAACTTAAATCGGTACCTTATATTGAGGATGCATTGAGTTTAAATATTACTATTGAACCTAAAGGTGGAAATAGCAATGCTTCTTTAGAAAATTCAGTAGCCGAAATTTCTCTAAAACAAAAAAACAACAATTAA
- a CDS encoding glycosyltransferase, producing the protein MIVLDVLFYTFIIVVLIQLFFYGVLFSKFSFHKYQNKKQKNIAVSILVCAKNEAENLKEFIPLILKQNYPTFELVLINDNSNDDTLDIMKSFQLVHDNIKIVDVKPIEAFWGNKKYALTLGIKASSNNFLLFTDADCKPLSNNWIKEMSSHFTNKKTIVLGYGAYNKTKGLVNKLIRFETLLTAIQYFSYTKIGMPYMAVGRNLAYRKETFFEARGFMNHMSVRSGDDDLFVNQVANASNTAICISKDSFTESIPESSLSEWFVQKKRHVSTSKFYKLKHKFLLGLFYLSQFLFWLLSIILLIILFKWKVVLSLFILRFIVQFVVVGLSAKKLNEKDLVILLPFLELFLIVSQLIIFISNITSKQGRWK; encoded by the coding sequence ATGATTGTGTTAGATGTCTTATTTTACACATTTATTATTGTAGTTCTTATTCAGTTGTTTTTTTATGGTGTATTATTTTCTAAATTTTCTTTTCACAAATATCAAAACAAAAAACAAAAAAATATTGCTGTTTCTATATTAGTTTGCGCTAAAAATGAAGCAGAAAACCTAAAAGAATTTATTCCTTTAATTTTAAAACAAAATTATCCAACATTTGAACTTGTATTAATTAATGACAATTCAAATGATGACACCTTAGACATCATGAAGTCTTTTCAATTGGTTCATGATAATATTAAGATTGTAGATGTAAAACCTATTGAGGCTTTCTGGGGAAATAAAAAGTACGCGCTAACCCTTGGTATAAAAGCTTCATCTAACAACTTTCTTCTTTTTACTGATGCCGATTGCAAGCCACTTTCTAATAACTGGATAAAAGAAATGAGCAGTCATTTCACTAATAAAAAAACAATTGTATTAGGGTATGGTGCTTATAATAAAACAAAAGGCCTTGTTAATAAGCTTATTCGATTTGAGACCTTGTTAACAGCTATTCAGTATTTTTCTTATACAAAAATAGGTATGCCATATATGGCAGTTGGAAGGAATTTGGCGTACAGAAAAGAAACATTTTTTGAAGCTAGAGGGTTTATGAATCACATGAGTGTTCGTTCTGGTGATGATGATTTGTTTGTAAATCAAGTTGCAAATGCTTCAAACACTGCAATATGCATTTCAAAAGATAGTTTTACTGAATCTATCCCTGAAAGTTCTTTATCTGAATGGTTTGTACAAAAAAAGCGACATGTTTCTACATCGAAATTTTATAAACTAAAACACAAATTTCTTTTAGGTTTATTTTATCTGTCGCAATTTCTTTTTTGGCTACTAAGCATAATTCTTCTAATAATCCTTTTTAAGTGGAAAGTTGTTTTGAGCTTATTTATATTAAGATTTATTGTACAGTTTGTAGTTGTGGGATTATCAGCAAAAAAGCTTAACGAAAAAGACCTCGTGATTTTACTTCCCTTTCTTGAATTATTTTTAATTGTCTCACAATTAATTATCTTTATATCTAATATCACATCAAAACAAGGTCGTTGGAAATAA
- a CDS encoding membrane or secreted protein, whose translation MKLLLITLVLLGIAIAGIAIKLWAKKDGEFAGTCASQNPMLNKDGEACGFCGKTPDQFKDCNETTHS comes from the coding sequence ATGAAACTTCTTTTAATCACATTAGTCTTACTAGGCATAGCAATTGCTGGAATTGCCATTAAACTTTGGGCAAAAAAAGATGGAGAATTTGCAGGAACTTGCGCGAGCCAAAACCCTATGCTAAATAAAGATGGAGAAGCTTGTGGTTTTTGTGGAAAAACGCCTGATCAGTTTAAAGATTGTAATGAAACTACGCACTCTTAA
- the aqpZ gene encoding aquaporin Z has translation MKNIISELFGTFCLTLFGCGAAAIAGGSVGAVSGLGLLGISLAFGLAVVVMAYAIGPISGCHINPAISVGMMVAGKLSVKDTVGYVIGQCIGAVLAILVLSTLLNGQSGFEAGEWAFGSNGWGEGYLGNYSMQAAFIAELVFTAIFLIVIHAVTSKLGNATMAGLAIGLTLVLIHMVVIPITGTSVNPARSLGPAIFAGGMALQQLWLFIVAPIAGGILGTLIWKYGIATNDN, from the coding sequence ATGAAAAACATTATTTCAGAATTATTTGGAACGTTTTGTCTCACCTTATTTGGTTGCGGTGCAGCAGCTATAGCAGGAGGCTCTGTTGGAGCTGTTTCTGGGCTTGGATTATTAGGAATTTCTCTCGCTTTTGGTTTAGCAGTGGTTGTTATGGCTTATGCCATTGGGCCTATATCTGGATGCCATATTAATCCAGCTATTTCGGTTGGAATGATGGTTGCTGGGAAACTTTCGGTAAAAGATACTGTTGGTTATGTTATTGGGCAGTGTATTGGAGCTGTTTTAGCGATTCTAGTATTATCTACTTTGCTAAATGGACAATCTGGGTTTGAAGCAGGTGAATGGGCTTTTGGTTCAAATGGCTGGGGAGAAGGTTATCTAGGTAACTATTCGATGCAAGCAGCATTTATTGCAGAACTTGTTTTTACAGCTATTTTCTTAATTGTAATTCACGCGGTTACATCTAAGCTTGGTAATGCAACAATGGCAGGTTTAGCCATTGGTTTAACATTGGTTTTAATACACATGGTAGTGATTCCAATTACAGGTACTTCTGTGAATCCTGCTCGTAGTTTAGGACCAGCAATTTTTGCAGGTGGAATGGCATTACAACAGCTTTGGCTTTTTATAGTAGCGCCAATTGCTGGTGGTATTTTAGGTACATTAATTTGGAAATACGGAATTGCAACTAACGACAATTAA
- a CDS encoding sigma-70 family RNA polymerase sigma factor — protein MVSQLELHIVSLLKEGDKRAIPIIYENYSGSLLGVIQKIIKDEAMAQDVLQETFIKVWRYAKKYDEKKAKLFTWLYRIARNTAIDKLRSHNLKFEKEIQIADSNVYKISTAGLNQDAIDLQKHVATLDTKYQIVLKALFFEGMTQQEASNELDIPLGTIKSRLKIGLRELKKIYSP, from the coding sequence TTGGTTTCACAATTAGAACTACATATTGTTAGTCTTTTAAAGGAAGGAGATAAAAGAGCCATTCCTATTATTTATGAGAATTATTCAGGTTCTTTACTTGGTGTGATTCAAAAAATAATAAAGGATGAAGCCATGGCACAGGACGTTCTTCAAGAAACGTTCATAAAAGTTTGGAGGTACGCAAAAAAATATGATGAAAAAAAAGCCAAATTGTTTACTTGGCTTTATCGTATTGCTAGAAACACAGCTATTGATAAATTACGAAGTCATAATCTAAAATTTGAAAAAGAAATCCAAATTGCCGATTCGAACGTATATAAGATATCAACAGCAGGATTAAATCAAGATGCAATTGATTTACAAAAGCATGTTGCAACATTGGATACAAAGTACCAAATAGTGTTAAAAGCCTTATTTTTTGAAGGTATGACACAGCAGGAAGCAAGCAATGAGCTAGATATTCCGTTAGGCACTATAAAATCCAGATTAAAAATTGGATTAAGAGAGTTAAAAAAAATCTATAGTCCATAA
- the lipA gene encoding lipoyl synthase, translated as MSTESITTERQPKPKWLRVKLPTGKKYAELRGLVDKYKLNTICTSGSCPNMGECWGEGTATFMILGNICTRSCGFCGVKTGRPESVDWDEPEKVARSIKIMNIKHAVLTSVDRDDLKDMGSIMWAETVKAVRRMNPETTIETLIPDFQGIDQHLDRILEVSPEVISHNMETVRRLTREVRIQAKYDRSLSVLKYLKDNGQRRTKTGIMLGLGEERDEVIETLHELKEAKVDVVTIGQYLQPSKKHLPVKQFITPDQFQEYKEIGLNLGFRHVESSALVRSSYKAQKHIN; from the coding sequence ATGAGTACCGAATCAATTACTACTGAACGTCAACCAAAACCAAAATGGCTTAGGGTTAAATTACCTACAGGTAAAAAATACGCCGAATTAAGAGGGCTAGTAGATAAGTATAAATTAAATACTATTTGTACTTCAGGAAGCTGTCCAAATATGGGAGAATGCTGGGGAGAAGGCACTGCAACCTTTATGATTCTTGGTAATATTTGTACACGCTCCTGTGGTTTTTGTGGTGTAAAAACTGGAAGACCAGAATCTGTTGATTGGGATGAACCCGAAAAAGTGGCTCGTTCTATAAAAATTATGAACATTAAGCATGCTGTTTTAACAAGTGTAGATCGAGATGACTTAAAAGATATGGGAAGCATCATGTGGGCCGAAACTGTAAAAGCTGTAAGACGCATGAACCCAGAAACAACAATAGAAACGTTAATTCCAGATTTTCAAGGCATTGATCAACATTTAGATAGAATTCTAGAAGTATCTCCTGAAGTTATTTCGCATAATATGGAAACTGTTCGTCGCTTAACTAGAGAGGTTCGTATTCAGGCAAAATATGATAGAAGCCTAAGTGTTTTAAAATATTTAAAAGACAACGGACAACGAAGAACAAAAACTGGAATTATGCTTGGTCTTGGTGAAGAGCGTGACGAAGTTATAGAAACTCTTCATGAATTGAAAGAAGCAAAAGTAGATGTTGTCACCATTGGACAATACTTACAGCCTAGTAAAAAACATTTACCAGTAAAACAATTTATTACCCCTGATCAATTTCAAGAATATAAAGAAATAGGATTAAACCTCGGTTTTCGTCATGTAGAGAGCAGTGCTTTGGTTAGATCTTCCTACAAAGCTCAAAAACACATTAATTAA
- a CDS encoding Nramp family divalent metal transporter yields the protein MKFSIKNLGPGLLFAGAAIGVSHLVQSTRAGADFGLGLLWALLLVNLFKYPFFQFGPRYAAATGESLLDGYKKMGNGILIAYFILTFATMFTIQTAVTIVTAGLASSLFGELGFDSEFAVKIWTIVVLIVCLALLIFGKYKLLDRLIKIIIIILSISTIAAVIVALSSNQAPISFTQILPEGTIEKLFLIAFMGWMPAPLDISVWHSLWAVEKRKDDKEFNAKSALFDFNVGYIGTVILGICFVLLGCLVMFGSGESFSNAAGVFSGQLIDMYTSSLGEWAYIIIGIAAFTTMFSTTLTCLDASPRAMDRTIELLFNRNFKLGYIIWIFILAVGTIVIFFVFASEMGLLVEVATVLSFLTAPFYAIVNYKLISSKYTPEASRPSLKMHILSWLGIIFLIGFSIYYLTTL from the coding sequence ATGAAATTTAGTATTAAAAACCTAGGCCCTGGGTTGTTATTCGCAGGAGCTGCTATTGGTGTATCTCATTTAGTACAATCTACTAGAGCTGGTGCCGATTTTGGTTTAGGCTTACTTTGGGCTTTATTGTTGGTAAATCTTTTCAAATATCCTTTCTTTCAATTTGGCCCTAGATATGCTGCGGCAACTGGAGAAAGTCTTCTTGATGGTTACAAAAAAATGGGGAATGGAATTTTGATAGCCTATTTTATTTTAACGTTTGCTACAATGTTTACAATACAAACAGCTGTAACTATTGTAACAGCAGGATTGGCTTCTTCCCTATTTGGCGAACTTGGTTTTGATTCTGAATTTGCCGTAAAAATATGGACTATCGTTGTTCTTATTGTTTGTTTGGCATTACTCATTTTTGGAAAATACAAACTACTAGATAGACTAATAAAGATTATTATTATTATCTTATCCATTAGTACAATTGCTGCTGTTATAGTTGCCCTATCAAGTAACCAAGCTCCAATTTCATTTACACAAATATTACCAGAAGGTACAATTGAAAAATTGTTCTTAATTGCATTTATGGGTTGGATGCCAGCACCTTTAGATATTTCGGTTTGGCATTCTCTTTGGGCTGTAGAAAAAAGAAAAGATGATAAAGAATTTAATGCTAAATCTGCTTTGTTCGATTTTAATGTAGGTTATATTGGCACTGTTATATTAGGCATTTGCTTTGTGTTATTAGGTTGCTTGGTAATGTTTGGCTCAGGAGAATCATTTAGTAACGCAGCTGGCGTATTTTCAGGACAGTTAATAGATATGTACACCTCAAGCCTAGGTGAATGGGCTTATATAATTATTGGCATTGCTGCTTTTACTACCATGTTTAGTACCACACTTACATGTCTAGACGCCTCTCCTCGAGCTATGGATAGAACTATAGAACTATTATTTAATAGAAACTTTAAACTTGGCTATATCATCTGGATATTCATTCTTGCTGTTGGCACCATAGTCATATTTTTTGTTTTTGCTTCTGAAATGGGCTTGCTGGTAGAAGTTGCAACCGTTTTGTCGTTTTTAACGGCTCCTTTTTATGCCATTGTCAACTATAAACTTATTAGCAGCAAGTATACTCCTGAAGCATCAAGGCCTTCATTAAAAATGCATATATTAAGCTGGCTTGGAATTATCTTTTTAATTGGTTTTAGCATTTATTATCTAACAACTTTATAA